The Bacteriovorax sp. Seq25_V genome contains the following window.
TTAACTGTAGTATTTATTTTATTATTTTTTACAAGTTGCATTAACCCAAGAAGCTATGAGAATCAGCCTCAAATCATTGATGCAATGACCAAGTCAATTAGAATTAAATTTCCAAATGTCACCACAGTTACAGCTGAAAAACTAATGACGATTCTCTCTGAAAAATCAGACCTCAATATTCTTGTCGATTCAAGAGACATAAGAGAACAGAAGATCAGCATGATTCCAGGGGCAATCACTCGTCAGCAATTTGAAAAAATAAAGAAAGGTCTTCTTGGAAAAAATATTTATATATATTCAACGATTGGTGGAGATGCTAGCGAATATGCAAGTAAACTAATGAACCAAGGCTTTAAGGCGTTCAACTTAAATGGTGGAACACTAGCTTGGGCACAGGCAGGTTATTACTTTGATAACCAAGGAGAACAAACTCGCAAGCTTGGAATTGAAAATGAAGCATGGAATATCCTTCCAAAGGACTATCAAGGGGTTTTCCCATAAATACACGAAACAAAGTTATTAATATAAATGGAGAGATTATAACTGATCCTTCAAAAGCTAAAGTCTCTGTCTTTGATAGAGGATTTCTTTTTGGTGACTCAATTTACGAAGTTACCGATGCCTATGAGATGAACCCGTGCTTTCTTGATGAGCACCTCGATCGCTTATGGATTTCAGCGTCCAAACTATTTATGCCAATCAACTACACACGTGAAGAGATTGTTCATGAGATTTCAAAGTGCCTAAAAAAACTTTCTGCGCCAAGATCTTATATCAGAATCATCATTACTCGTGGAGAAGGTGAAATCACACTCGACCCAAGT
Protein-coding sequences here:
- a CDS encoding rhodanese-like domain-containing protein, whose protein sequence is MKNFLTVVFILLFFTSCINPRSYENQPQIIDAMTKSIRIKFPNVTTVTAEKLMTILSEKSDLNILVDSRDIREQKISMIPGAITRQQFEKIKKGLLGKNIYIYSTIGGDASEYASKLMNQGFKAFNLNGGTLAWAQAGYYFDNQGEQTRKLGIENEAWNILPKDYQGVFP